A region of Homo sapiens chromosome 17, GRCh38.p14 Primary Assembly DNA encodes the following proteins:
- the GPATCH8 gene encoding G patch domain-containing protein 8 isoform 3 (isoform 3 is encoded by transcript variant 3) has protein sequence MGMGRMEMELDYAEDATERRRVLEVEKEDTEELRQKYKDYVDKEKAIAKALEDLRANFYCELCDKQYQKHQEFDNHINSYDHAHKQRLKDLKQREFARNVSSRSRKDEKKQEKALRRLHELAEQRKQAECAPGSGPMFKPTTVAVDEEGGEDDKDESATNSGTGATASCGLGSEFSTDKGGPFTAVQITNTTGLAQAPGLASQGISFGIKNNLGTPLQKLGVSFSFAKKAPVKLESIASVFKDHAEEGTSEDGTKPDEKSSDQGLQKVGDSDGSSNLDGKKEDEDPQDGGSLASTLSKLKRMKREEGAGATEPEYYHYIPPAHCKVKPNFPFLLFMRASEQMDGDNTTHPKNAPESKKGSSPKPKSCIKAAASQGAEKTVSEVSEQPKETSMTEPSEPGSKAEAKKALGGDVSDQSLESHSQKVSETQMCESNSSKETSLATPAGKESQEGPKHPTGPFFPVLSKDESTALQWPSELLIFTKAEPSISYSCNPLYFDFKLSRNKDARTKGTEKPKDIGSSSKDHLQGLDPGEPNKSKEVGGEKIVRSSGGRMDAPASGSACSGLNKQEPGGSHGSETEDTGRSLPSKKERSGKSHRHKKKKKHKKSSKHKRKHKADTEEKSSKAESGEKSKKRKKRKRKKNKSSAPADSERGPKPEPPGSGSPAPPRRRRRAQDDSQRRSLPAEEGSSGKKDEGGGGSSSQDHGGRKHKGELPPSSCQRRAGTKRSSRSSHRSQPSSGDEDSDDASSHRLHQKSPSQYSEEEEEEDSGSEHSRSRSRSGRRHSSHRSSRRSYSSSSDASSDQSCYSRQRSYSDDSYSDYSDRSRRHSKRSHDSDDSDYASSKHRSKRHKYSSSDDDYSLSCSQSRSRSRSHTRERSRSRGRSRSSSCSRSRSKRRSRSTTAHSWQRSRSYSRDRSRSTRSPSQRSGSRKRSWGHESPEERHSGRRDFIRSKIYRSQSPHYFRSGRGEGPGKKDDGRGDDSKATGPPSQNSNIGTGRGSEGDCSPEDKNSVTAKLLLEKIQSRKVERKPSVSEEVQATPNKAGPKLKDPPQGYFGPKLPPSLGNKPVLPLIGKLPATRKPNKKCEESGLERGEEQEQSETEEGPPGSSDALFGHQFPSEETTGPLLDPPPEESKSGEATADHPVAPLGTPAHSDCYPGDPTISHNYLPDPSDGDTLESLDSSSQPGPVESSLLPIAPDLEHFPSYAPPSGDPSIESTDGAEDASLAPLESQPITFTPEEMEKYSKLQQAAQQHIQQQLLAKQVKAFPASAALAPATPALQPIHIQQPATASATSITTVQHAILQHHAAAAAAAIGIHPHPHPQPLAQVHHIPQPHLTPISLSHLTHSIIPGHPATFLASHPIHIIPASAIHPGPFTFHPVPHAALYPTLLAPRPAAAAATALHLHPLLHPIFSGQDLQHPPSHGT, from the coding sequence TGCACCTGGAAGTGGTCCCATGTTCAAACCAACCACAGTGGCTGTAGATGAAGAAGGTGGAGAAGATGATAAAGATGAATCAGCTACAAATAGTGGCACAGGTGCCACTGCTTCTTGTGGCCTGGGATCTGAATTCTCCACAGATAAAGGAGGCCCTTTCACTGCAGTACAAATCACTAATACCACTGGACTGGCCCAGGCTCCTGGGTTAGCCTCCCAAGGCATCAGCTTTGGCATTAAGAATAATCTGGGGACCCCATTGCAAAAATTGGGAGTGTCATTTTCTTTTGCCAAAAAGGCTCCTGTCAAACTCGAATCAATAGCATCAGTTTTCAAGGACCATGCGGAGGAAGGGACCTCTGAAGATGGAACAAAACCCGATGAGAAGAGTTCTGACCAAGGACTGCAGAAGGTAGGAGACTCTGATGGGAGCAGTAATCTTGATGGTAAAAAAGAGGATGAAGACCCTCAGGATGGAGGGTCCCTTGCCTCAACATTATCCAAATTAAAAAGGATGAAACGAGAAGAAGGAGCTGGGGCTACAGAGCCTGAGTATTACCACTACATCCCCCCAGCACACTGCAAAGTAAAACCTAATTTTCcctttctactttttatgagagCCAGTGAACAAATGGATGGTGATAATACTACACACCCAAAGAATGCCCCAGAGAGTAAAAAAGGCAGTTCTCCCAAGCCTAAAAGCTGCATCAAGGCGGCAGCAAGCCAAGGAGCAGAAAAGACAGTTAGTGAAGTCTCTGAGCAGCCGAAGGAAACCAGCATGACCGAGCCCTCAGAACCAGGAAGCAAAGCTGAGGCAAAGAAGGCCTTAGGAGGGGATGTAAGTGATCAGAGTTTAGAAAGTCATAGTCAGAAGGTTTCAGAGACCCAAATGTGTGAGTCCAACTCTTCTAAAGAAACCTCTCTGGCCACCCCAGCAGGGAAAGAAAGCCAAGAAGGACCCAAACATCCTACTGGTCCCTTCTTCCCAGTTTTGAGCAAAGATGAAAGCACTGCCCTCCAGTGGCCATCAGAACTATTAATTTTCACCAAGGCAGAACCCTCCATTTCATACAGTTGTAACCCTTTATATTTTGACTTTAAACTTTCAAGGAACAAAGATGCCAGAActaaaggaacagaaaaaccaaaggATATAGGAAGCTCCTCAAAGGACCATCTCCAAGGCCTAGATCCTGGTGAGCCAAATAAAAGCAAGGAAGTGGGCGGAGAGAAAATAGTACGTTCCTCAGGAGGCAGAATGGACGCACCTGCTTCAGGGTCTGCCTGTAGCGGCCTGAACAAGCAGGAGCCTGGGGGTAGCCATGGGTCTGAGacagaagacacagggagaagccTTCCCAGCAAGAAAGAACGATCTGGGAAGTCCCACcggcacaaaaagaaaaagaagcacaaAAAATCCAGCAAACACAAACGTAAACACAAGGCTGACACAGAAGAGAAAAGCTCTAAGGCAGAGTCAGGGGAGAAATCTAAGAAGCGCAAGAAACGAAAACGAAAGAAGAATAAGTCATCAGCCCCAGCAGATTCTGAACGAGGACCCAAACCAGAACCCCCTGGGAGTGGCAGTCCCGCACCACCAAGAAGAAGGCGGAGAGCTCAAGATGACTCCCAGCGGAGATCCCTCCCAGCTGAAGAGGGGAGCAGTGGCAAAAAGGATGAAGGTGGGGGTGGTAGCAGCTCCCAAGACCATGGTGGGAGGAAACACAAAGGTGAACTTCCACCTTCATCCTGCCAGCGAAGAGCAGGCACCAAACGGAGCAGCCGGTCTAGCCATCGGAGCCAACCCAGTAGTGGAGATGAGGATAGTGATGATGCTTCCTCACACCGGCTGCACCAGAAGTCTCCATCCCAGTACagtgaggaagaagaagaggaagattcAGGCAGTGAGCATTCCCGCAGCCGCTCAAGGTCTGGCCGGCGCCATTCCTCGCATCGTTCCTCCCGGCGTTCTTACTCAAGTAGCTCAGATGCCTCTTCAGACCAGAGCTGCTATAGTAGACAGCGCAGTTACTCTGATGACAGCTACAGTGACTACAGTGACAGATCACGAAGGCACTCCAAGCGCTCCCATGACTCAGATGACTCAGACTATGCCAGCTCCAAACACCGATCAAAACGGCACAAATATTCATCTTCTGATGATGACTATAGCCTCAGTTGCAGCCAGTCCCGAAGCCGATCTCGGAGTCATACCAGAGAGCGCTCAAGATCCCGGGGCCGCAGCCGCAGCAGCAGTTGTAGTCGTAGTCGAAGCAAGCGGAGAAGCCGTAGCACCACAGCCCACAGCTGGCAACGGAGCCGGAGCTATAGCCGGGACCGCAGCCGCAGCACCAGGAGCCCTTCCCAGAGATCAGGCTCCAGGAAGAGATCATGGGGTCACGAGAGCCCTGAGGAGAGGCATTCTGGGCGTCGGGACTTCATTCGTTCTAAGATCTACCGCTCCCAGTCCCCCCACTATTTCCGATCAGGCCGGGGAGAAGGTCCTGGGAAGAAAGATGATGGCAGAGGAGATGACAGTAAAGCAACAGGTCCACCTTCCCAGAACAGCAACATTGGCACAGGAAGAGGGTCAGAAGGTGACTGCAGTCCTGAAGACAAGAACTCTGTCACTGCCAAACTGCTACTGGAGAAGATCCAGTCAAGGAAAGTGGAGAGGAAACCTAGTGTGAGTGAGGAGGTGCAGGCCACCCCTAATAAAGCTGGGCCCAAGCTCAAGGACCCCCCACAAGGTTACTTTGGGCCCAAGCTCCCCCCATCTCTTGGCAATAAGCCTGTCCTTCCACTGATAGGGAAGCTCCCAGCTACCCGAAAGCCCAATAAGAAGTGTGAAGAGTCTGGCTTGGAAAGGGGGGAAGAGCAAGAACAGTCAGAGACAGAAGAGGGGCCCCCAGGGAGTAGTGATGCCCTATTTGGGCATCAGTTCCCTTCAGAGGAAACAACTGGCCCCTTATTAGACCCACCCCCAGAAGAGTCAAAGTCTGGAGAAGCTACTGCTGATCACCCTGTGGCTCCACTAGGCACCCCAGCACATTCTGACTGCTACCCTGGGGACCCAACCATCTCCCATAACTACCTCCCCGACCCCAGTGATGGGGACACCCTGGAGTCCCTGGATAGCAGCAGTCAGCCAGGCCCTGTGGAGTCCAGCTTGCTGCCTATAGCACCAGACCTTGAGCATTTCCCCAGTTATGCACCTCCCAGTGGGGATCCTAGTATTGAGTCAACAGATGGGGCTGAGGATGCTTCACTGGCCCCCCTGGAAAGCCAGCCCATCACCTTCACCCCTGAGGAGATGGAGAAGTACAGCAAGCTCCAGCAGGCTGCTCAGCAACACATCCAGCAGCAGCTTCTGGCCAAGCAAGTAAAGGCCTTTCCAGCCTCAGCTGCCCTGGCCCCAGCCACACCAGCCCTGCAACCCATCCACATTCAGCAGCCAGCTACAGCCTCTGCCACCTCCATCACAACTGTTCAGCATGCCATCCTACAACATCATGCTGCCGCAGCTGCTGCCGCCATCGGCATtcaccctcacccccatccccaaccACTTGCCCAGGTGCATCATATTCCCCAGCCCCATCTGACCCCCATTTCTTTGTCCCACCTCACTCACTCAATCATCCCTGGCCACCCTGCCACCTTTCTCGCTAGCCATCCCATCCACATCATTCCCGCCTCAGCCATCCATCCTGGGCCCTTCACCTTTCACCCTGTCCCACATGCTGCCCTCTACCCCACCCTACTTGCTCCACGGCCTGCTGCAGCagctgccactgcacttcaccttCACCCACTACTTCACCCCATCTTCTCAGGTCAGGACCTGCAACATCCCCCCAGCCATGGCACGTGA